One region of Syntrophobacter fumaroxidans MPOB genomic DNA includes:
- the tsoR gene encoding ArsR/SmtB-type metalloregulator TsoR — protein MQREHLQSAADLAKSLSDENRLRILDCISRGKQSVGGIAKELSLSQPLVSHHLRELRRTLLVKIERNGAFVYYELSDPRTLDVVRMLGAIAKDSLSNRNTF, from the coding sequence TTGCAGCGCGAACACCTGCAGTCGGCGGCCGATCTGGCCAAGAGCCTCTCCGATGAAAACCGGCTGCGCATTCTGGATTGCATCAGCAGGGGAAAGCAATCGGTCGGCGGCATCGCCAAAGAACTGAGTTTGTCGCAGCCGCTCGTTTCCCACCATCTTCGCGAGCTGAGACGCACCCTGCTCGTCAAGATCGAGCGCAACGGAGCGTTCGTCTACTATGAGTTGAGCGATCCGAGAACCCTCGACGTCGTCAGGATGCTGGGCGCGATTGCCAAAGATTCGCTTTCGAACAGGAATACGTTCTGA
- a CDS encoding protein-disulfide reductase DsbD family protein, translated as MRSRKWLIVTLSAAAAAAGALWLTGCAVSPVDVPSVDAPNGPATPLQGWTMIWTLLGIFAGGMALNLTPCVYPLIPITVSYFGGRATGAGTAPGSVVAHGLCYVAGLAVTNSLLGVVAALTGGLMGGLLQNPLVLSAVAVILVVFATSLFGFWELRLPAGLTQAAAKPYPGYFGSVFMGLTLGIVTAPCIGPFVLGLITWVAGIGSPLFGFLVFFTLSLGLGCPLFVLAVFSGYLDRLPRSGGWMVWVRKLMGWVLIGMAAHLVSPVLPVFAETWLLAAVAVAAGVHLGWVDRTMDDSQAFLRTKAATGLICFALAAFLAASGTMRGAGVEWKPYSEENLQEAQRLKRPVVIDFYAAWCMPCRELERFTFSDSSVVERARNGFAMLKVDLTAGGDPLHRRLMQQYGIRGVPTVVFLDAAGRERKDLRVVGYIPPERFLGLMDALAKAGS; from the coding sequence ATGCGAAGTCGGAAGTGGCTGATCGTGACGCTGTCGGCGGCCGCCGCCGCCGCAGGCGCGCTGTGGCTCACCGGATGTGCGGTCTCCCCGGTGGACGTTCCCTCGGTGGACGCGCCGAACGGCCCCGCCACCCCACTCCAGGGCTGGACCATGATATGGACGCTTCTGGGGATCTTCGCCGGCGGCATGGCCCTCAATCTCACCCCTTGTGTTTATCCGCTGATTCCCATCACCGTCTCGTATTTCGGCGGGAGGGCGACGGGGGCCGGCACCGCCCCGGGATCGGTCGTCGCGCACGGTTTGTGCTACGTGGCCGGCCTGGCGGTCACGAATTCCCTGCTGGGTGTCGTCGCGGCCCTGACCGGCGGGCTCATGGGCGGCCTGTTGCAGAACCCCCTGGTGCTCTCGGCCGTCGCCGTCATTCTCGTCGTCTTTGCGACGAGCCTCTTCGGTTTTTGGGAGCTCCGGTTGCCGGCCGGCCTCACGCAAGCGGCGGCGAAGCCCTATCCGGGGTACTTCGGCAGCGTGTTCATGGGTTTGACCCTGGGGATCGTCACCGCTCCGTGTATCGGCCCGTTCGTGTTGGGTCTCATCACCTGGGTGGCCGGTATCGGAAGCCCCTTGTTCGGTTTTCTCGTTTTCTTCACGTTGAGCCTCGGCCTGGGGTGCCCTCTGTTCGTCCTGGCCGTGTTTTCGGGGTATCTCGACCGGCTGCCCCGCTCGGGCGGATGGATGGTCTGGGTGAGAAAGCTCATGGGCTGGGTGCTGATCGGCATGGCCGCTCACCTTGTGAGCCCTGTTCTTCCGGTTTTCGCTGAAACCTGGCTGCTCGCGGCAGTGGCCGTGGCCGCCGGGGTGCACCTGGGATGGGTCGACCGAACCATGGACGACTCGCAGGCCTTCCTCCGGACGAAAGCCGCCACGGGCCTGATATGTTTTGCGCTGGCCGCGTTCCTGGCGGCTTCGGGGACGATGCGCGGCGCGGGCGTGGAATGGAAACCCTATTCCGAGGAGAATCTACAGGAGGCACAGAGGCTGAAAAGGCCTGTCGTCATCGACTTCTACGCCGCCTGGTGCATGCCGTGCAGGGAACTCGAGCGATTCACCTTCAGCGATTCTTCCGTGGTGGAACGCGCCCGGAACGGCTTCGCCATGCTCAAGGTGGATCTCACCGCCGGAGGGGATCCTCTGCATCGGCGGCTTATGCAGCAGTACGGAATCCGGGGCGTCCCGACCGTCGTCTTCCTGGACGCGGCAGGGCGCGAGCGCAAGGATTTGCGCGTGGTCGGCTACATCCCTCCCGAACGTTTTCTCGGCCTCATGGACGCGCTCGCAAAGGCGGGGAGCTGA
- a CDS encoding phosphate ABC transporter substrate-binding protein, which produces MKSKWLIPAVLLLVCLIATGARAGSLKVDGSTTVLPIAQKVAEAFMKEFPDVAISVSGGGSGNGIKALIDGLADIADSSRFIKDEEVKLAVQKGAYPVPFAVAHDCIVPVVNPANSLTDIKMDQLKDIYMGKIRNWKELGGAAGEIVVISRDTSSGTYEVWEEKVMKKERVFPGALLQASNGAIVQAVSKNKNAIGYVGIGYLDKSVKGLTVNGVPGNEETTLNGRFPISRALYMFTRGWPTGDALKLINYVLHPLKGQKIVKEAGFVPLY; this is translated from the coding sequence ATGAAATCGAAATGGCTGATTCCGGCTGTGCTGCTCCTTGTCTGCCTGATCGCAACCGGAGCCCGCGCGGGTTCGCTCAAGGTGGACGGCTCGACCACGGTGCTGCCCATCGCTCAGAAGGTTGCGGAAGCTTTTATGAAGGAGTTTCCCGACGTCGCCATTTCCGTTTCCGGGGGCGGCTCCGGGAATGGGATCAAGGCACTCATCGACGGCCTCGCCGACATCGCCGACAGCTCCCGCTTCATCAAGGATGAAGAGGTCAAGCTCGCCGTCCAGAAAGGCGCCTATCCGGTCCCTTTTGCCGTCGCCCACGATTGCATCGTCCCGGTGGTGAACCCGGCCAATAGCCTGACGGACATCAAGATGGATCAGCTCAAGGACATTTACATGGGCAAGATCAGGAACTGGAAGGAGTTGGGCGGAGCGGCCGGCGAAATCGTGGTCATCTCCCGCGACACATCGTCCGGCACCTATGAAGTATGGGAAGAGAAGGTCATGAAAAAGGAGCGTGTTTTCCCCGGCGCTCTCCTTCAGGCTTCCAACGGCGCCATCGTTCAGGCCGTATCGAAGAACAAGAACGCCATCGGCTATGTGGGGATCGGGTACCTGGACAAGAGCGTCAAGGGACTCACGGTGAACGGCGTTCCGGGCAACGAGGAGACCACGCTGAACGGCAGGTTCCCCATTTCGCGCGCGCTGTACATGTTCACCCGCGGCTGGCCGACCGGCGACGCCCTCAAGCTGATCAACTACGTGCTGCACCCGCTCAAGGGGCAGAAAATCGTGAAAGAAGCCGGTTTCGTCCCCCTGTATTAG